A single window of Solenopsis invicta isolate M01_SB chromosome 3, UNIL_Sinv_3.0, whole genome shotgun sequence DNA harbors:
- the LOC105199421 gene encoding triokinase/FMN cyclase: MKYTIRHTSRFDNPVSEGEDYCVWILVGIYLDQLKFNLGACKMTTKNLINSFDDAVSEALSGLAYTYPQLEHHVSHRVVLSADHRNRRDKVALVCGGGSGHEPFAAGFVGRGMLTASIAGSIFAAPPSIHITFALRCIAENNKAGIMVVVPNYTGDCLNFGIAIEKARQAGVTVEEVIVDDDCSIPENERSVAGKRGLVGMLFVIKIAGAFAEKGFPLCQVAEIARHVSQSIATYGVGLSACTIPGQGLMFELAQDEVECGMGVHGEAGYERIKLRTASELVTLMLKRICEALSLSANDSVAVIVNNFGALSQLEQGIVVYEVVNQLRNMSIHPARVYSGSLMTSLNSAGIHISLLKLNESHGDVFIECLDEETAAPCWPGCAYSVPSTLTSTPSKDTERKEVKKIGIALNVRDQHLIKSCLKDACVAVIEKEAYLNGLDRGCGDGDCGSTLKRFADGILSNLDNLSVSHPAALLTEIANIAEERMGGSSGALYCLFFTTSAKVLASFEQEEDMRLIWFNAFQSGLNCLEKYGKAKAGDRTMIDTMHAACTTYEKLLEENPSDFYDKIATAAWEGCYSTKHMKPKAGRASYIKQTQYLMDMDAGAYGAAIWIASIVQTITHFKE; this comes from the exons ATGAAATACACGATACGTCACACAAGTCGTTTCGATAACCCGGTATCTGAAGGTGAAGATTATTGCGTGTGGATTCTCGTTGGAATTTATCTCGATCAGTTGAAATTCAACCTTGGTGCTTGCAAGATGACTAcgaagaatttgattaattcGTTCGACGATGCAGTGTCCGAGGCTTTGTCGGGATTGGCCTACACGTATCCGCAATTAGAGCATCATGTATCGCACAGAGTTGTACTATCAGCAGAC CATAGGAACCGTCGAGATAAAGTGGCCTTGGTCTGCGGCGGCGGTAGTGGACACGAACCATTTGCCGCAG GCTTTGTTGGTAGAGGCATGTTGACAGCTTCTATAGCGGGGTCTATTTTTGCGGCCCCGCCATCTATTCATATCACGTTTGCTCTTCGGTGTATCGCGGAGAATAACAaag CTGGTATTATGGTCGTGGTGCCCAATTACACGGGGGATTGTCTGAATTTCGGTATAGCGATCGAGAAGGCTCGACAAGCGGGCGTCACG GTGGAGGAGGTAATCGTCGATGACGACTGCAGCATCCCCGAAAACGAACGGAGCGTCGCCGGTAAGCGCGGACTGGTGGGCATGCTGTTCGTTATCAAGATCGCGGGTGCTTTCGCCGAAAAGGGTTTTCCTCTGTGTCAGGTAGCGGAAATTGCGCGACATGTTTCACAAAGTATCGCGACCTACGGAGTTGGACTGTCCGCGTGCACTATACCAG GTCAAGGTCTTATGTTCGAGCTTGCACAGGATGAGGTAGAGTGTGGAATGGGGGTGCACGGAGAAGCGGGATACGAGAGAATTAAGCTTAGGACCGCATCCGAATTGGTGACGCTAATGCTGAAGCGCATTTGCGAGGCCTTATCTTTGTCCGCTAATGACTCGGTCGCGGTTATAGTCAACAATTTCGGTGCTTTAAGTCAATTGGAGCAAGGAATCGTCGTCTATGAAGTTGTAAATCAGTTGC GAAACATGAGTATACATCCCGCTCGCGTCTATTCCGGTAGCTTGATGACATCTTTAAATAGTGCCGGGATACACATAAGTTTGTTAAAGTTGAACGAAAGCCATGGGGACGTATTCATCGAGTGTCTCGATGAAGAAACGGCCGCACCTTGTTGGCCAGGCTGTGCCTACAGTGTACCTTCAACTTTAACGAGCACCCCATCGAAAGATACGGAGAGGAAAGAAGTGAAGAAGATAGGAATAGCGTTGAACGTGCGCGACCAGCATCTGATTAAATCGTGTTTGAAAGACGCCTGTGTCGCCGTTATCGAGAAGGAAGCGTATCTCAATGGACTGGATCGCGGTTGCGGAGACGGAGACTGCGGATCGACGTTGAAACGATTTGCCGATG GTATTTTAAGTAATTTGGATAATTTGTCCGTGTCGCATCCGGCAGCGTTATTAACGGAAATCGCGAATATTGCGGAGGAACGCATGGGTGGATCTTCTGGAGCActctattgtttattttttacgacTAGCGCAAAAGTGTTGGCGTCATTCGAGCAAGAGGAAGACATGCGACTGATTTGGTTTAACGCATTTCAGAGTGGATTAAATTgtttggagaaatacggaaaagcGAAAGCTGGCGATAGAACTATG atcgATACAATGCACGCGGCGTGTACGACATACGAAAAATTGTTAGAAGAAAATCCGAGtgatttttatgacaaaatagCTACGGCGGCGTGGGAAGGATGCTATTCTACAAAACATATGAAACCAAA AGCAGGACGAGCTAGTTATATAAAACAAACTCAATATTTAATGGATATGGACGCTGGAGCGTATGGCGCAGCAATATGGATTGCAAGCATTGTACAGACGATTACGCATTTCAAGGAATAA